The genomic window AAAGATTTAGATGATATGGGAATTAAAATTATTCATCAAACTGGTGATAGAGATTTTTCAAGAGTTAAAAGTGAATATGAAAAATTGGGTTTAGATGTAGATGTTTTTGATTTTACAAATGAGTTAATTGATAAAATGAAAGAAGCAGATTTTGCAATAAGTAGATCTGGTGCTTCAACACTATGGGAGTTAGTAGCAAATGGTTTACCTACACTTTTTGTTCCTTTTCCTTTTGCGGCACAAGATCATCAATATGGAAATGCAAAGTTTTTAAAAGAGAAAAAACTTGCATTTTTAGTTAGGGAAAAAGATTTAAATAAAGACATCTTATTTGAAGCGATTAATAGCGATATAAAATCTATATCTGAAAATCTATCAACATTGATTTCAAATGATGCAATTAAAAAAATAATAGATTTTATATTAAGTGAAAATCAAAAGTAAAATTACACCAAATATAATTCTATAAATACCAAAAGCTACAAAAGTAAAGTTTTGTAAAAATTTTAAAAACAATTTAATAGTTAAAAAAGCCACAAAAAAAGCTACAACAAAACCAATAGCTAAAACTATAAAATTAGCATCAGTAAAATCTTTATAGTGTTTTAATAAATCATACCCAGTAGTTGCACACATAACAGGAAAAGCTAAAAGAAAAGAGAACTCAGCACTAGCTTTCCTATTTAGTCCAACTAACATAGCTCCAATAATTGTAGAACCCGCTCTTGATGTTCCTGGAATCAGTGCAAAAATTTGTGCAATCCCTATGTATAAAGCTTGTTTATAAGTTACTTGTTCCACATCTGTAATGTGAGATTTTTTTTCATCATAAAATTTTTCTACAATTAAAAATATAATTCCACCTATTATAAACATAATGGCAACAATTTCTATAGAAAACATAGCTTTTACTTGGTGTGAAAATAGAAAACCTACCACACCAATTGGAATAAATGCCAAAATTAATTTCTTCCATAGCTCAATCTTTTTAATTGAAAATTTATCAGGGTAGTTTAATATTACAGCTAAAATTGCTGCAAATTGGATTATAACTTCGTAAGCTTTGTTTATATTACTTTGTTCCAAACCCAAAAATTCACTTGCAACAATTAAATGTCCTGTAGAAGAAATAGGCAAAAATTCTGTAAATCCTTCTATTATTCCTAGTATAACTGAATCAATAATTTGCATTTTTTGCCTTTATTTTATTTCTTTTGCAAGTTTAAAAAAAAGATTTAAACCTTTTTTTTCTTTTTTTTCAATTTTATAATCGAGTTTTGTAAGGTAAAATTGTATATTTTTTACCGAGATACCTGTTCTTTGTGAATACTCTTTTAAAATATACTGAGGAATTTTTACTGCTCTTTTATTAAAATTTTTAGTTACTTTTTTTAAATAGTCTCCATGTTTGTTATAACAAAGTCTTGCAAAAACAAATGGCAAATTATGTTTTTTTGTCCAAAGTTTACCTAAATCTATAAAGTCATCTTTATCATGGCTAACATAATATTTTAACGCTTTGTCTCCAATAAGGACTTGGCCTTCACATTGTAGAATTTTTGCTAGTAAATTTGAAGTATTTGATTCATGGTCTTCTTTATAATCACCTGGAATTGATAAAACAGAAAGTATTTCTTTTTTCCCTATTATTCCAAAGTCTAGTGATTTTTGACCTTTTGATTTGATTGAAGAAATAAAAGCTGCATCAACTTTTCTATTTAAAAATTTTTTATTAATATCAGCAGGATATGATTTTTTTGAATTAATAATTGCTTTTAATTTTGCTGGTTTAATATTTTTTTTAAAATATACATGAAAAGGTAATAAATTTATATAATCGATTTTTGCAAATATCATTTATTTGTTTTCCTTTAAAATAGTTTTGATATAATAATTAAAAATTAGTAAAAAGGAGTTAAAGTGGTAACTATAGAATTTTTAGGACCAATTAACAAAAAACCACTCAATTTAGATATAAAAAATTTATCAGAATTAAGTATATTTTTAAAAGATGATCAAGATATGGTAAAGTGGCTTGAAAACTGTGCTGTTGCAGTAAATGATATGATGGTTAGTTCAAAAGATGTTGAGTTAAGTAGTGGAGATAAAGTATCTTTATTACCTCCTGTTTGTGGTGGATGAAAAATTTAATGAAAAGTGAATAATAAATAATGAATAATGATAGAAAATTACAACTTTTTGATGGGGCTTTGCCTGTAGAAAATATTACAAATGCTTGGTACGAAGAGTTTAAAAATTCCAATTATGGTGCAATTATCACTTTTGTGGG from Arcobacter sp. F2176 includes these protein-coding regions:
- a CDS encoding MqnA/MqnD/SBP family protein, with translation MIFAKIDYINLLPFHVYFKKNIKPAKLKAIINSKKSYPADINKKFLNRKVDAAFISSIKSKGQKSLDFGIIGKKEILSVLSIPGDYKEDHESNTSNLLAKILQCEGQVLIGDKALKYYVSHDKDDFIDLGKLWTKKHNLPFVFARLCYNKHGDYLKKVTKNFNKRAVKIPQYILKEYSQRTGISVKNIQFYLTKLDYKIEKKEKKGLNLFFKLAKEIK
- a CDS encoding MoaD/ThiS family protein, with amino-acid sequence MVTIEFLGPINKKPLNLDIKNLSELSIFLKDDQDMVKWLENCAVAVNDMMVSSKDVELSSGDKVSLLPPVCGG
- a CDS encoding undecaprenyl-diphosphate phosphatase, producing MQIIDSVILGIIEGFTEFLPISSTGHLIVASEFLGLEQSNINKAYEVIIQFAAILAVILNYPDKFSIKKIELWKKLILAFIPIGVVGFLFSHQVKAMFSIEIVAIMFIIGGIIFLIVEKFYDEKKSHITDVEQVTYKQALYIGIAQIFALIPGTSRAGSTIIGAMLVGLNRKASAEFSFLLAFPVMCATTGYDLLKHYKDFTDANFIVLAIGFVVAFFVAFLTIKLFLKFLQNFTFVAFGIYRIIFGVILLLIFT